From a region of the Drosophila virilis strain 15010-1051.87 chromosome 3, Dvir_AGI_RSII-ME, whole genome shotgun sequence genome:
- the mub gene encoding poly(rC)-binding protein 3 isoform X3, giving the protein MEDNNTSSSASGAPIKLEDPSVTLTIRLIMQGKEVGSIIGKKGEIVNRFREESGAKINISDGSCPERIVTVSGTTNAIFSAFTLITKKFEEWCSQFNDVGKVGKTQIPIRLIVPASQCGSLIGKSGSKIKEIRQTTGCSIQVASEMLPNSTERAVTLSGSAEQITQCIYQICLVMLESPPRGATIPYRPKPQVTGPVILANGQAFTIQGNYAVPTQEVAKNPLASLAALGLAGMTPASTGGINHTALAALAGSQLRTANANRAQQQQHEMTVSNDLIGCIIGKGGTKIAEIRQISGAMIRISNCEEREGGNTDRTITISGNPDSVALAQYLINMSVELQKANLQDQAAQNGTAALAAAVGGVAAAGATTTAAAAAAAAAAAAAVAGGVNGNSCLTASLAGSANNSSSSNNSSSSVSSNGSSNGASNYATNGSQNNNSSSNNNNNNNNNNNNSNSSNNNGASNAAALGINSTAAAAAALGGGPLASALQLLTKPGALTALSNLSALDLLSLTSLGNNGSNSGTPGGPPVQTTGVNRAKGHYATSRFRQHQTEAGVESEKARNKFNPY; this is encoded by the exons atggaGGACAATAACACAAGCAGCAGTGCGAGCGGTGCGCCCATCAAACTTGAGGATCCATCGGTGACACTCACAATAAGGCTGATTATGCAAGGAAAG GAAGTTGGTAGTATTATTGGTAAAAAGGGTGAAATTGTCAACAGATTTCGCGAAGAG TCTGGTGCCAAAATTAACATTTCGGACGGTTCATGCCCGGAACGCATTGTAACGGTATCTGGCACAACAAACGCAATCTTCTCGGCATTTACGCTTATTACAAAGAAATTTGAAGAG TGGTGCTCGCAGTTCAATGATGTTGGCAAAGTTGGTAAAACTCAAATACCCATTCGATTGATTGTGCCCGCCAGTCAATGTGGATCGTTAATTG GCAAGAGCGGCTCAAAGATAAAGGAAATACGCCAAACCACGGGCTGCTCCATACAGGTGGCCAGCGAAATGTTGCCAAACTCCACGGAGCGTGCTGTTACTTTGAGCGGCAGCGCTGAGCAGATCACCCAATGCATCTATCAGATATGTCTTGTCATGTTGGAG TCCCCGCCGCGCGGTGCTACCATACCATATCGACCAAAGCCGCAAGTAACTGGCCCAGTTATCTTGGCCAATGGACAGGCCTTCACCATACAGGGCAACTATGCGGTGCCCACACAAGAG GTTGCCAAGAATCCATTAGCCAGTTTGGCTGCCTTGGGCCTGGCCGGCATGACGCCAGCTAGCACTGGCGGTATAAATCACACAG CTCTGGCTGCCTTGGCTGGTTCGCAGCTGCGTACGGCCAATGCGAATCgggcacagcaacagcagcacgaGATGACAGTTTCAAATGATTTGATTGGCTGCATCATTGGCAAGGGCGGTACCAAAATTGCTGAAATACGTCAGATCTCCGGCGCCATGATACGCATCTCAAATTGCGAGGAGCGCGAGGGCGGCAATACCGATCGCACCATCACCATAAGCGGTAATCCAGATTCGGTGGCATTGGCCCAATACTTAATCAATATGAG CGTTGAACTGCAGAAGGCCAATCTTCAGGATCAGGCAGCACAAAATGGCACTGCTGcactggcagcagctgttggcggtgttgctgctgctggtgccacaacaacggcagcagccgcggcagcagcagcagcagcggcagctgcagttgctggcGGTGTTAATGGCAACAGCTGTTTAACGGCGTCGCTCGCGGGCAGTGCCAACAACAGCTccagtagcaacaacagcagcagctcggtcagcagcaatggcagcagcaacggcgccTCCAACTATGCTACAAATggcagccaaaacaacaacagcagcagcaataataacaacaacaacaacaacaacaacaacaatagcaacagcagcaacaacaacggagCTAGCAACGCCGCAGCTCTGGGCATAAATTCtacggcagcagcggctgctgctttggGCGGCGGTCCACTGGCGTCGGCCCTGCAACTGCTGACCAAACCGGGCGCCCTCACGGCCCTATCAAATCTGAGCGCCTTGGATCTGCTTAGCCTGACATCGTTGGGcaacaatggcagcaacaGTGGCACGCCCGGCGGACCGCCGGTACAGACCACGGGCGTTAACCGTGCCAAGGGTCACTACGCGACCTCGCGCTTCAGGCAGCATCAGACCGAGGCCGGCGTCGAGTCGGAGAAGGCGCGCAACAAGTTTAATCCCTACTAG
- the mub gene encoding poly(rC)-binding protein 3 isoform X2, translated as MEDNNTSSSASGAPIKLEDPSVTLTIRLIMQGKEVGSIIGKKGEIVNRFREESGAKINISDGSCPERIVTVSGTTNAIFSAFTLITKKFEEFNDVGKVGKTQIPIRLIVPASQCGSLIGKSGSKIKEIRQTTGCSIQVASEMLPNSTERAVTLSGSAEQITQCIYQICLVMLESPPRGATIPYRPKPQVTGPVILANGQAFTIQGNYAVPTQETCPVFPLALATGGLHAGISGLADPLLKGAHLPGAVPAHHHHLQQMPDVAKNPLASLAALGLAGMTPASTGGINHTALAALAGSQLRTANANRAQQQQHEMTVSNDLIGCIIGKGGTKIAEIRQISGAMIRISNCEEREGGNTDRTITISGNPDSVALAQYLINMSVELQKANLQDQAAQNGTAALAAAVGGVAAAGATTTAAAAAAAAAAAAAVAGGVNGNSCLTASLAGSANNSSSSNNSSSSVSSNGSSNGASNYATNGSQNNNSSSNNNNNNNNNNNNSNSSNNNGASNAAALGINSTAAAAAALGGGPLASALQLLTKPGALTALSNLSALDLLSLTSLGNNGSNSGTPGGPPVQTTGVNRAKGHYATSRFRQHQTEAGVESEKARNKFNPY; from the exons atggaGGACAATAACACAAGCAGCAGTGCGAGCGGTGCGCCCATCAAACTTGAGGATCCATCGGTGACACTCACAATAAGGCTGATTATGCAAGGAAAG GAAGTTGGTAGTATTATTGGTAAAAAGGGTGAAATTGTCAACAGATTTCGCGAAGAG TCTGGTGCCAAAATTAACATTTCGGACGGTTCATGCCCGGAACGCATTGTAACGGTATCTGGCACAACAAACGCAATCTTCTCGGCATTTACGCTTATTACAAAGAAATTTGAAGAG TTCAATGATGTTGGCAAAGTTGGTAAAACTCAAATACCCATTCGATTGATTGTGCCCGCCAGTCAATGTGGATCGTTAATTG GCAAGAGCGGCTCAAAGATAAAGGAAATACGCCAAACCACGGGCTGCTCCATACAGGTGGCCAGCGAAATGTTGCCAAACTCCACGGAGCGTGCTGTTACTTTGAGCGGCAGCGCTGAGCAGATCACCCAATGCATCTATCAGATATGTCTTGTCATGTTGGAG TCCCCGCCGCGCGGTGCTACCATACCATATCGACCAAAGCCGCAAGTAACTGGCCCAGTTATCTTGGCCAATGGACAGGCCTTCACCATACAGGGCAACTATGCGGTGCCCACACAAGAG ACCTGTCCAGTATTTCCACTTGCTTTGGCTACCGGTGGTCTACATGCTGGTATTTCAGGCTTAGCGGATCCTTTGTTAAAGGGGGCACATTTACCAGGAGCGGTACCAGCACACCACCATCACCTACAGCAAATGCCCGAT GTTGCCAAGAATCCATTAGCCAGTTTGGCTGCCTTGGGCCTGGCCGGCATGACGCCAGCTAGCACTGGCGGTATAAATCACACAG CTCTGGCTGCCTTGGCTGGTTCGCAGCTGCGTACGGCCAATGCGAATCgggcacagcaacagcagcacgaGATGACAGTTTCAAATGATTTGATTGGCTGCATCATTGGCAAGGGCGGTACCAAAATTGCTGAAATACGTCAGATCTCCGGCGCCATGATACGCATCTCAAATTGCGAGGAGCGCGAGGGCGGCAATACCGATCGCACCATCACCATAAGCGGTAATCCAGATTCGGTGGCATTGGCCCAATACTTAATCAATATGAG CGTTGAACTGCAGAAGGCCAATCTTCAGGATCAGGCAGCACAAAATGGCACTGCTGcactggcagcagctgttggcggtgttgctgctgctggtgccacaacaacggcagcagccgcggcagcagcagcagcagcggcagctgcagttgctggcGGTGTTAATGGCAACAGCTGTTTAACGGCGTCGCTCGCGGGCAGTGCCAACAACAGCTccagtagcaacaacagcagcagctcggtcagcagcaatggcagcagcaacggcgccTCCAACTATGCTACAAATggcagccaaaacaacaacagcagcagcaataataacaacaacaacaacaacaacaacaacaatagcaacagcagcaacaacaacggagCTAGCAACGCCGCAGCTCTGGGCATAAATTCtacggcagcagcggctgctgctttggGCGGCGGTCCACTGGCGTCGGCCCTGCAACTGCTGACCAAACCGGGCGCCCTCACGGCCCTATCAAATCTGAGCGCCTTGGATCTGCTTAGCCTGACATCGTTGGGcaacaatggcagcaacaGTGGCACGCCCGGCGGACCGCCGGTACAGACCACGGGCGTTAACCGTGCCAAGGGTCACTACGCGACCTCGCGCTTCAGGCAGCATCAGACCGAGGCCGGCGTCGAGTCGGAGAAGGCGCGCAACAAGTTTAATCCCTACTAG
- the mub gene encoding poly(rC)-binding protein 3 isoform X5 gives MEDNNTSSSASGAPIKLEDPSVTLTIRLIMQGKEVGSIIGKKGEIVNRFREESGAKINISDGSCPERIVTVSGTTNAIFSAFTLITKKFEEWCSQFNDVGKVGKTQIPIRLIVPASQCGSLIGKSGSKIKEIRQTTGCSIQVASEMLPNSTERAVTLSGSAEQITQCIYQICLVMLESPPRGATIPYRPKPQVTGPVILANGQAFTIQGNYAVPTQEVAKNPLASLAALGLAGMTPASTGGINHTALAALAGSQLRTANANRAQQQQHEMTVSNDLIGCIIGKGGTKIAEIRQISGAMIRISNCEEREGGNTDRTITISGNPDSVALAQYLINMRISMETAGLPIPGYHYIAPSAIVKTPIH, from the exons atggaGGACAATAACACAAGCAGCAGTGCGAGCGGTGCGCCCATCAAACTTGAGGATCCATCGGTGACACTCACAATAAGGCTGATTATGCAAGGAAAG GAAGTTGGTAGTATTATTGGTAAAAAGGGTGAAATTGTCAACAGATTTCGCGAAGAG TCTGGTGCCAAAATTAACATTTCGGACGGTTCATGCCCGGAACGCATTGTAACGGTATCTGGCACAACAAACGCAATCTTCTCGGCATTTACGCTTATTACAAAGAAATTTGAAGAG TGGTGCTCGCAGTTCAATGATGTTGGCAAAGTTGGTAAAACTCAAATACCCATTCGATTGATTGTGCCCGCCAGTCAATGTGGATCGTTAATTG GCAAGAGCGGCTCAAAGATAAAGGAAATACGCCAAACCACGGGCTGCTCCATACAGGTGGCCAGCGAAATGTTGCCAAACTCCACGGAGCGTGCTGTTACTTTGAGCGGCAGCGCTGAGCAGATCACCCAATGCATCTATCAGATATGTCTTGTCATGTTGGAG TCCCCGCCGCGCGGTGCTACCATACCATATCGACCAAAGCCGCAAGTAACTGGCCCAGTTATCTTGGCCAATGGACAGGCCTTCACCATACAGGGCAACTATGCGGTGCCCACACAAGAG GTTGCCAAGAATCCATTAGCCAGTTTGGCTGCCTTGGGCCTGGCCGGCATGACGCCAGCTAGCACTGGCGGTATAAATCACACAG CTCTGGCTGCCTTGGCTGGTTCGCAGCTGCGTACGGCCAATGCGAATCgggcacagcaacagcagcacgaGATGACAGTTTCAAATGATTTGATTGGCTGCATCATTGGCAAGGGCGGTACCAAAATTGCTGAAATACGTCAGATCTCCGGCGCCATGATACGCATCTCAAATTGCGAGGAGCGCGAGGGCGGCAATACCGATCGCACCATCACCATAAGCGGTAATCCAGATTCGGTGGCATTGGCCCAATACTTAATCAATATGAG AATATCAATGGAGACCGCTGGACTGCCCATACCCGGCTATCATTATATCGCGCCCAGTGCAATTGTTAAAACGCCCATACACTAA
- the mub gene encoding poly(rC)-binding protein 3 isoform X4, giving the protein MEDNNTSSSASGAPIKLEDPSVTLTIRLIMQGKEVGSIIGKKGEIVNRFREESGAKINISDGSCPERIVTVSGTTNAIFSAFTLITKKFEEFNDVGKVGKTQIPIRLIVPASQCGSLIGKSGSKIKEIRQTTGCSIQVASEMLPNSTERAVTLSGSAEQITQCIYQICLVMLESPPRGATIPYRPKPQVTGPVILANGQAFTIQGNYAVPTQEVAKNPLASLAALGLAGMTPASTGGINHTALAALAGSQLRTANANRAQQQQHEMTVSNDLIGCIIGKGGTKIAEIRQISGAMIRISNCEEREGGNTDRTITISGNPDSVALAQYLINMSVELQKANLQDQAAQNGTAALAAAVGGVAAAGATTTAAAAAAAAAAAAAVAGGVNGNSCLTASLAGSANNSSSSNNSSSSVSSNGSSNGASNYATNGSQNNNSSSNNNNNNNNNNNNSNSSNNNGASNAAALGINSTAAAAAALGGGPLASALQLLTKPGALTALSNLSALDLLSLTSLGNNGSNSGTPGGPPVQTTGVNRAKGHYATSRFRQHQTEAGVESEKARNKFNPY; this is encoded by the exons atggaGGACAATAACACAAGCAGCAGTGCGAGCGGTGCGCCCATCAAACTTGAGGATCCATCGGTGACACTCACAATAAGGCTGATTATGCAAGGAAAG GAAGTTGGTAGTATTATTGGTAAAAAGGGTGAAATTGTCAACAGATTTCGCGAAGAG TCTGGTGCCAAAATTAACATTTCGGACGGTTCATGCCCGGAACGCATTGTAACGGTATCTGGCACAACAAACGCAATCTTCTCGGCATTTACGCTTATTACAAAGAAATTTGAAGAG TTCAATGATGTTGGCAAAGTTGGTAAAACTCAAATACCCATTCGATTGATTGTGCCCGCCAGTCAATGTGGATCGTTAATTG GCAAGAGCGGCTCAAAGATAAAGGAAATACGCCAAACCACGGGCTGCTCCATACAGGTGGCCAGCGAAATGTTGCCAAACTCCACGGAGCGTGCTGTTACTTTGAGCGGCAGCGCTGAGCAGATCACCCAATGCATCTATCAGATATGTCTTGTCATGTTGGAG TCCCCGCCGCGCGGTGCTACCATACCATATCGACCAAAGCCGCAAGTAACTGGCCCAGTTATCTTGGCCAATGGACAGGCCTTCACCATACAGGGCAACTATGCGGTGCCCACACAAGAG GTTGCCAAGAATCCATTAGCCAGTTTGGCTGCCTTGGGCCTGGCCGGCATGACGCCAGCTAGCACTGGCGGTATAAATCACACAG CTCTGGCTGCCTTGGCTGGTTCGCAGCTGCGTACGGCCAATGCGAATCgggcacagcaacagcagcacgaGATGACAGTTTCAAATGATTTGATTGGCTGCATCATTGGCAAGGGCGGTACCAAAATTGCTGAAATACGTCAGATCTCCGGCGCCATGATACGCATCTCAAATTGCGAGGAGCGCGAGGGCGGCAATACCGATCGCACCATCACCATAAGCGGTAATCCAGATTCGGTGGCATTGGCCCAATACTTAATCAATATGAG CGTTGAACTGCAGAAGGCCAATCTTCAGGATCAGGCAGCACAAAATGGCACTGCTGcactggcagcagctgttggcggtgttgctgctgctggtgccacaacaacggcagcagccgcggcagcagcagcagcagcggcagctgcagttgctggcGGTGTTAATGGCAACAGCTGTTTAACGGCGTCGCTCGCGGGCAGTGCCAACAACAGCTccagtagcaacaacagcagcagctcggtcagcagcaatggcagcagcaacggcgccTCCAACTATGCTACAAATggcagccaaaacaacaacagcagcagcaataataacaacaacaacaacaacaacaacaacaatagcaacagcagcaacaacaacggagCTAGCAACGCCGCAGCTCTGGGCATAAATTCtacggcagcagcggctgctgctttggGCGGCGGTCCACTGGCGTCGGCCCTGCAACTGCTGACCAAACCGGGCGCCCTCACGGCCCTATCAAATCTGAGCGCCTTGGATCTGCTTAGCCTGACATCGTTGGGcaacaatggcagcaacaGTGGCACGCCCGGCGGACCGCCGGTACAGACCACGGGCGTTAACCGTGCCAAGGGTCACTACGCGACCTCGCGCTTCAGGCAGCATCAGACCGAGGCCGGCGTCGAGTCGGAGAAGGCGCGCAACAAGTTTAATCCCTACTAG
- the mub gene encoding poly(rC)-binding protein 3 isoform X6 codes for MEDNNTSSSASGAPIKLEDPSVTLTIRLIMQGKEVGSIIGKKGEIVNRFREESGAKINISDGSCPERIVTVSGTTNAIFSAFTLITKKFEEFNDVGKVGKTQIPIRLIVPASQCGSLIGKSGSKIKEIRQTTGCSIQVASEMLPNSTERAVTLSGSAEQITQCIYQICLVMLESPPRGATIPYRPKPQVTGPVILANGQAFTIQGNYAVPTQEVAKNPLASLAALGLAGMTPASTGGINHTALAALAGSQLRTANANRAQQQQHEMTVSNDLIGCIIGKGGTKIAEIRQISGAMIRISNCEEREGGNTDRTITISGNPDSVALAQYLINMRISMETAGLPIPGYHYIAPSAIVKTPIH; via the exons atggaGGACAATAACACAAGCAGCAGTGCGAGCGGTGCGCCCATCAAACTTGAGGATCCATCGGTGACACTCACAATAAGGCTGATTATGCAAGGAAAG GAAGTTGGTAGTATTATTGGTAAAAAGGGTGAAATTGTCAACAGATTTCGCGAAGAG TCTGGTGCCAAAATTAACATTTCGGACGGTTCATGCCCGGAACGCATTGTAACGGTATCTGGCACAACAAACGCAATCTTCTCGGCATTTACGCTTATTACAAAGAAATTTGAAGAG TTCAATGATGTTGGCAAAGTTGGTAAAACTCAAATACCCATTCGATTGATTGTGCCCGCCAGTCAATGTGGATCGTTAATTG GCAAGAGCGGCTCAAAGATAAAGGAAATACGCCAAACCACGGGCTGCTCCATACAGGTGGCCAGCGAAATGTTGCCAAACTCCACGGAGCGTGCTGTTACTTTGAGCGGCAGCGCTGAGCAGATCACCCAATGCATCTATCAGATATGTCTTGTCATGTTGGAG TCCCCGCCGCGCGGTGCTACCATACCATATCGACCAAAGCCGCAAGTAACTGGCCCAGTTATCTTGGCCAATGGACAGGCCTTCACCATACAGGGCAACTATGCGGTGCCCACACAAGAG GTTGCCAAGAATCCATTAGCCAGTTTGGCTGCCTTGGGCCTGGCCGGCATGACGCCAGCTAGCACTGGCGGTATAAATCACACAG CTCTGGCTGCCTTGGCTGGTTCGCAGCTGCGTACGGCCAATGCGAATCgggcacagcaacagcagcacgaGATGACAGTTTCAAATGATTTGATTGGCTGCATCATTGGCAAGGGCGGTACCAAAATTGCTGAAATACGTCAGATCTCCGGCGCCATGATACGCATCTCAAATTGCGAGGAGCGCGAGGGCGGCAATACCGATCGCACCATCACCATAAGCGGTAATCCAGATTCGGTGGCATTGGCCCAATACTTAATCAATATGAG AATATCAATGGAGACCGCTGGACTGCCCATACCCGGCTATCATTATATCGCGCCCAGTGCAATTGTTAAAACGCCCATACACTAA
- the mub gene encoding poly(rC)-binding protein 3 isoform X1, translating to MEDNNTSSSASGAPIKLEDPSVTLTIRLIMQGKEVGSIIGKKGEIVNRFREESGAKINISDGSCPERIVTVSGTTNAIFSAFTLITKKFEEWCSQFNDVGKVGKTQIPIRLIVPASQCGSLIGKSGSKIKEIRQTTGCSIQVASEMLPNSTERAVTLSGSAEQITQCIYQICLVMLESPPRGATIPYRPKPQVTGPVILANGQAFTIQGNYAVPTQETCPVFPLALATGGLHAGISGLADPLLKGAHLPGAVPAHHHHLQQMPDVAKNPLASLAALGLAGMTPASTGGINHTALAALAGSQLRTANANRAQQQQHEMTVSNDLIGCIIGKGGTKIAEIRQISGAMIRISNCEEREGGNTDRTITISGNPDSVALAQYLINMSVELQKANLQDQAAQNGTAALAAAVGGVAAAGATTTAAAAAAAAAAAAAVAGGVNGNSCLTASLAGSANNSSSSNNSSSSVSSNGSSNGASNYATNGSQNNNSSSNNNNNNNNNNNNSNSSNNNGASNAAALGINSTAAAAAALGGGPLASALQLLTKPGALTALSNLSALDLLSLTSLGNNGSNSGTPGGPPVQTTGVNRAKGHYATSRFRQHQTEAGVESEKARNKFNPY from the exons atggaGGACAATAACACAAGCAGCAGTGCGAGCGGTGCGCCCATCAAACTTGAGGATCCATCGGTGACACTCACAATAAGGCTGATTATGCAAGGAAAG GAAGTTGGTAGTATTATTGGTAAAAAGGGTGAAATTGTCAACAGATTTCGCGAAGAG TCTGGTGCCAAAATTAACATTTCGGACGGTTCATGCCCGGAACGCATTGTAACGGTATCTGGCACAACAAACGCAATCTTCTCGGCATTTACGCTTATTACAAAGAAATTTGAAGAG TGGTGCTCGCAGTTCAATGATGTTGGCAAAGTTGGTAAAACTCAAATACCCATTCGATTGATTGTGCCCGCCAGTCAATGTGGATCGTTAATTG GCAAGAGCGGCTCAAAGATAAAGGAAATACGCCAAACCACGGGCTGCTCCATACAGGTGGCCAGCGAAATGTTGCCAAACTCCACGGAGCGTGCTGTTACTTTGAGCGGCAGCGCTGAGCAGATCACCCAATGCATCTATCAGATATGTCTTGTCATGTTGGAG TCCCCGCCGCGCGGTGCTACCATACCATATCGACCAAAGCCGCAAGTAACTGGCCCAGTTATCTTGGCCAATGGACAGGCCTTCACCATACAGGGCAACTATGCGGTGCCCACACAAGAG ACCTGTCCAGTATTTCCACTTGCTTTGGCTACCGGTGGTCTACATGCTGGTATTTCAGGCTTAGCGGATCCTTTGTTAAAGGGGGCACATTTACCAGGAGCGGTACCAGCACACCACCATCACCTACAGCAAATGCCCGAT GTTGCCAAGAATCCATTAGCCAGTTTGGCTGCCTTGGGCCTGGCCGGCATGACGCCAGCTAGCACTGGCGGTATAAATCACACAG CTCTGGCTGCCTTGGCTGGTTCGCAGCTGCGTACGGCCAATGCGAATCgggcacagcaacagcagcacgaGATGACAGTTTCAAATGATTTGATTGGCTGCATCATTGGCAAGGGCGGTACCAAAATTGCTGAAATACGTCAGATCTCCGGCGCCATGATACGCATCTCAAATTGCGAGGAGCGCGAGGGCGGCAATACCGATCGCACCATCACCATAAGCGGTAATCCAGATTCGGTGGCATTGGCCCAATACTTAATCAATATGAG CGTTGAACTGCAGAAGGCCAATCTTCAGGATCAGGCAGCACAAAATGGCACTGCTGcactggcagcagctgttggcggtgttgctgctgctggtgccacaacaacggcagcagccgcggcagcagcagcagcagcggcagctgcagttgctggcGGTGTTAATGGCAACAGCTGTTTAACGGCGTCGCTCGCGGGCAGTGCCAACAACAGCTccagtagcaacaacagcagcagctcggtcagcagcaatggcagcagcaacggcgccTCCAACTATGCTACAAATggcagccaaaacaacaacagcagcagcaataataacaacaacaacaacaacaacaacaacaatagcaacagcagcaacaacaacggagCTAGCAACGCCGCAGCTCTGGGCATAAATTCtacggcagcagcggctgctgctttggGCGGCGGTCCACTGGCGTCGGCCCTGCAACTGCTGACCAAACCGGGCGCCCTCACGGCCCTATCAAATCTGAGCGCCTTGGATCTGCTTAGCCTGACATCGTTGGGcaacaatggcagcaacaGTGGCACGCCCGGCGGACCGCCGGTACAGACCACGGGCGTTAACCGTGCCAAGGGTCACTACGCGACCTCGCGCTTCAGGCAGCATCAGACCGAGGCCGGCGTCGAGTCGGAGAAGGCGCGCAACAAGTTTAATCCCTACTAG